Proteins encoded by one window of Sulfurospirillum barnesii SES-3:
- a CDS encoding phosphopantetheine-binding protein, translating to MVDVRTLKEILIRNLKLEDITPEDIDDEMPLFGEDGLGLDSVDSIELVLTIDKEFGIKIVDSKEYQTIFATVKSLLDFINAAK from the coding sequence ATGGTTGATGTTAGAACACTCAAAGAGATTTTAATTCGTAACTTAAAATTAGAAGATATAACACCTGAAGATATTGACGATGAAATGCCTTTATTTGGGGAAGATGGCCTAGGGTTGGATTCAGTAGATTCGATTGAATTGGTGTTAACGATTGATAAAGAATTTGGCATTAAAATAGTCGATTCCAAAGAGTATCAGACCATTTTTGCCACCGTAAAAAGTTTGCTTGATTTTATTAATGCAGCCAAATAG
- a CDS encoding BtrH N-terminal domain-containing protein, with protein sequence MTPKPFEHAQFAHCESGVMATLFSAYGFPLSEPMAFGLAHALSFVYLPFVKVNNLPLIAYRSLPKSIIKTLSKSLHVTMKTQTFKGEKEANEALKGVLSEGKIVGLQTSVYYLPYFPKDMRFHFNAHNLLVYGMQEENYLISDPVFEEAVVCSQEGLSKARFAKGVFAPKGFMYYPKNMPQEVDMHAILHQAIVKNAKAMLTPFPFAGVKGMRKLAQKILSLQTEENQRYVKNYLTHIVRMQEEIGTGGGGFRFVYAAFLKEAKEYGLNEALLEEASALMVKSGSALREFALYCVEGSKKPQSLNTQKIANKLIEASTYEEQAFRLLKTLK encoded by the coding sequence TTGACCCCAAAGCCTTTTGAACATGCCCAATTTGCCCACTGTGAAAGCGGTGTGATGGCAACGCTTTTTTCTGCGTATGGATTTCCTTTAAGTGAGCCCATGGCGTTTGGACTGGCGCATGCCTTAAGTTTTGTCTATTTACCTTTTGTAAAAGTGAACAATCTGCCTTTAATTGCCTATCGAAGCCTGCCCAAAAGCATTATTAAAACGCTTTCAAAATCGTTACATGTAACGATGAAAACGCAGACGTTTAAAGGCGAAAAAGAGGCGAATGAAGCGCTTAAAGGCGTGCTCAGTGAGGGAAAAATCGTAGGGCTTCAAACCTCGGTCTATTATTTACCTTATTTTCCCAAAGATATGCGTTTTCACTTTAATGCCCATAACCTTTTGGTCTATGGCATGCAAGAAGAAAACTACCTTATTTCCGATCCTGTGTTTGAAGAGGCGGTGGTGTGTTCGCAGGAGGGGCTAAGTAAGGCTCGTTTTGCCAAAGGTGTTTTTGCGCCCAAAGGGTTTATGTACTATCCTAAGAACATGCCACAAGAGGTGGATATGCATGCCATCTTACACCAAGCCATTGTGAAAAATGCCAAAGCAATGCTCACTCCTTTTCCCTTTGCTGGGGTAAAAGGCATGCGAAAATTAGCCCAAAAAATTCTAAGTCTTCAAACAGAAGAGAATCAGCGTTACGTGAAGAATTACCTTACCCATATTGTACGCATGCAAGAAGAGATTGGCACAGGAGGCGGTGGATTTCGATTTGTCTACGCAGCGTTTTTGAAAGAAGCAAAAGAGTATGGTTTAAATGAAGCGCTTTTAGAGGAGGCTTCAGCACTTATGGTGAAATCAGGTAGTGCGTTACGAGAGTTTGCGCTCTACTGTGTGGAGGGAAGTAAAAAGCCTCAGAGTCTCAATACCCAAAAAATCGCCAATAAACTCATAGAAGCCTCCACGTATGAAGAGCAAGCTTTTAGGCTTTTAAAAACACTAAAATAG
- a CDS encoding beta-ketoacyl synthase chain length factor, whose amino-acid sequence MKVNLEILSSAYLLGESSVSLSRIKELVPNMMLRRRLTPASKLLVELLACMEHFDKGRIICGSAYGELGVSASLLEAMKEGRGVSPSDFQNSVYNTAVSYLSILTQNHSEILTLSSGDKTACNVLKAGALKALDGDVLLLLCFETLNIPRIAEVNRCIDYLESAVALVVRHSHMQANVTVQKSQTKGIPASISEMLFIAQEAEKKTCVVEVEL is encoded by the coding sequence ATGAAGGTTAATTTAGAGATTTTAAGCAGTGCCTATCTTTTAGGAGAGAGTAGCGTATCTCTTTCTCGTATCAAAGAACTCGTGCCTAATATGATGCTAAGAAGAAGGCTCACCCCTGCTTCCAAACTGTTGGTGGAGCTCTTAGCGTGCATGGAGCATTTTGATAAAGGACGTATTATTTGCGGGAGTGCATATGGCGAATTGGGGGTAAGTGCCTCTTTGCTTGAAGCGATGAAAGAGGGGAGGGGTGTAAGTCCCAGTGATTTTCAAAACTCGGTGTACAACACCGCCGTTTCGTATCTCTCCATTTTGACACAGAATCACAGTGAAATTTTGACACTTTCAAGCGGGGATAAAACGGCATGCAATGTCTTAAAAGCGGGAGCGCTTAAGGCACTCGATGGCGATGTGTTATTGCTTCTTTGTTTTGAAACACTTAATATTCCTCGTATTGCTGAGGTGAACCGTTGTATTGATTATTTGGAGAGTGCGGTGGCATTGGTCGTGCGCCATAGTCACATGCAAGCCAATGTTACTGTGCAAAAAAGCCAGACTAAAGGCATTCCCGCTTCCATTAGTGAGATGCTTTTTATTGCGCAAGAAGCAGAGAAAAAAACGTGTGTGGTGGAGGTGGAGTTATGA
- a CDS encoding heavy-metal-associated domain-containing protein, translating into MRYIFMLVMATVLFAQEEVVILVSGMHCPLCTTAVKKALKNVEGVESLKVTLESKKAVIVAKEGIEDKVYLDAVKTTGYEGVIKSRTSIKAKN; encoded by the coding sequence ATGAGGTATATTTTCATGCTTGTAATGGCAACCGTGTTATTCGCACAAGAAGAGGTGGTGATTTTGGTTTCAGGGATGCACTGTCCTTTATGCACCACAGCGGTGAAAAAAGCACTCAAAAATGTGGAGGGTGTGGAGAGTCTCAAAGTCACCCTAGAGAGCAAAAAAGCAGTGATTGTTGCGAAAGAGGGAATTGAAGATAAGGTCTATTTGGATGCGGTTAAAACGACGGGGTATGAGGGCGTGATAAAATCACGCACCTCAATAAAAGCGAAGAATTAA
- a CDS encoding mercuric transporter MerT family protein produces the protein MKKEVLSVITALFTAVLATTCCLPPLLFLLFGISFGFLSFAESLSPFRIPLSLFSLLILWFSWRSYTAQCVTCKLQKRKTYAWMYAIVLGVILLILLYPEFAQFFLEGNE, from the coding sequence ATGAAAAAAGAGGTGCTGAGTGTCATTACAGCGCTTTTTACAGCGGTTTTAGCAACAACATGTTGCTTGCCGCCTCTGCTCTTTTTACTCTTTGGCATTTCGTTTGGATTTTTGAGTTTTGCTGAGTCGCTAAGCCCGTTTCGCATTCCACTTTCTTTGTTTTCTCTACTGATTTTATGGTTTTCATGGCGAAGTTACACGGCACAATGCGTTACATGTAAGCTTCAAAAACGCAAGACTTATGCGTGGATGTATGCCATAGTTTTAGGCGTTATTTTATTGATTTTACTTTATCCTGAGTTTGCGCAGTTTTTTTTAGAAGGGAATGAATGA
- a CDS encoding beta-ketoacyl synthase N-terminal-like domain-containing protein translates to MSSHKAYLTGASLWCNLGKTPNEITRTVHSLNAHNYEIFLQEHFAQKPYYHLLESFESEEKKLYTCIDYVVKKAIEAAKLDKEEQAELAIFIGSTAMGISLNEESYTRYVLSKEGKAFEHIGYGYLGEYLETLTHSKHKALLFSTACTSSVNALAYASKMIEQGVISKALVLGIELFNQTTYNGFSSLMLLSKSNIYRPFDEKSDGIILGEGCSALILENQPKHTDDFYYKSSKNICDIYSETTSDPSGEPIFETMDGALKAAHLHLHDINLIKAHATGSENNNTSEANALNLLFEKYKTHAPVTALKPFIGHTLGASGCNEIALMLLCAKKGFLPHTLGFEKGTKETSFTPMREPFTCKDKPLSILFNFVAFGGNTTSLILARD, encoded by the coding sequence ATGAGTTCACACAAAGCGTATCTTACAGGAGCGTCTTTGTGGTGCAATTTAGGCAAAACTCCAAATGAAATCACCCGTACAGTACATAGTCTCAATGCTCACAATTATGAAATTTTTTTACAAGAGCATTTTGCACAAAAGCCCTATTATCATCTCTTAGAATCATTTGAATCTGAAGAAAAAAAACTCTATACATGTATTGATTATGTCGTAAAAAAAGCTATTGAAGCAGCAAAATTAGACAAGGAAGAACAGGCTGAGTTAGCCATTTTTATTGGCTCAACAGCTATGGGCATTTCCTTAAATGAAGAGAGCTATACACGCTACGTATTAAGCAAAGAAGGAAAAGCATTTGAGCATATTGGGTATGGCTACTTAGGTGAATACCTTGAAACGTTAACACACTCCAAACATAAAGCACTTTTGTTTTCCACTGCCTGCACCTCTAGCGTTAATGCTCTTGCCTATGCATCTAAAATGATTGAGCAAGGCGTCATTTCAAAAGCGTTGGTTTTAGGCATTGAACTGTTTAATCAAACCACCTACAATGGCTTTTCTTCTTTAATGCTCCTCTCTAAAAGCAATATCTACCGTCCTTTTGATGAAAAAAGCGATGGAATTATTTTAGGAGAGGGGTGTTCAGCGCTTATACTCGAAAATCAACCCAAACACACAGATGATTTTTACTACAAAAGTTCAAAAAATATCTGCGATATTTACAGTGAAACCACAAGCGATCCCTCGGGTGAGCCTATTTTTGAAACGATGGATGGTGCACTTAAGGCAGCGCATCTTCACTTACATGACATCAATCTTATTAAAGCCCATGCCACGGGGAGTGAAAATAACAACACTTCCGAAGCCAATGCCCTTAATCTTCTATTTGAAAAATATAAGACACACGCCCCTGTGACAGCATTAAAACCTTTTATTGGACATACATTGGGGGCGAGTGGATGCAATGAAATTGCTTTAATGCTCTTATGCGCTAAAAAAGGCTTTCTTCCTCATACTTTAGGATTTGAAAAAGGAACAAAAGAGACAAGCTTCACGCCCATGCGTGAGCCTTTTACATGTAAAGATAAACCTCTCTCCATACTTTTCAATTTTGTCGCCTTTGGGGGAAATACCACTTCCCTCATTTTGGCACGAGACTAG
- a CDS encoding alpha/beta fold hydrolase: protein MRLFFLFWLLCATLLSANTLKGVYVTEPVFNSSVYLQTSGNPKNKAVVLVHGLGDEASSIWEGTVALLEKEYYVVRFDLPGFGNSSKSNELYSPENYAKVIRFLTQTYLKRPFHLVGHSMGGAIALYYTHAYPMDVESLVLVDAAGILHPLAYSNFLTHRKVNHFFEEQGELFQGIQSQKLNRFVDRLSDKINAKMENMESILHSPTLRESVLGGTPATIAAVALVQTSFNTIPQSVLQRTTIIWGKNDEIAPLQTGYVLDKLMPHSTLAILPEAAHVPMLSHEREFYAVLLAHLEGKMVATPPPKMGKDAYTIKVRHVSNQRYSGRIKNLVIYDSQKVVIENAIVENLSLFNAEVEILNSVIENKDAPLRVENSALSIVASDIVGSFKLYNSRLNLAGVKMQSRAKPIVAVTPSRVIYSLSQINEKRIHGKEILGR, encoded by the coding sequence GTGCGTCTGTTTTTTCTTTTTTGGCTTTTGTGCGCCACGCTTTTATCTGCCAATACTTTAAAGGGTGTTTACGTCACCGAGCCAGTGTTTAACAGTTCCGTTTATCTTCAAACTTCAGGCAATCCCAAAAATAAAGCGGTGGTGTTGGTGCATGGCTTAGGCGATGAGGCTTCTAGCATTTGGGAAGGTACTGTTGCTCTTTTGGAAAAAGAGTACTATGTGGTTCGGTTTGATTTACCAGGATTTGGAAACTCGAGTAAATCCAATGAGCTTTATTCACCTGAAAATTACGCCAAAGTGATTCGTTTTCTCACTCAAACCTATCTCAAACGCCCTTTTCATTTAGTGGGGCATTCGATGGGGGGAGCCATTGCGCTTTATTATACCCATGCGTATCCTATGGATGTTGAAAGCTTGGTATTGGTGGATGCGGCGGGTATTTTGCATCCTTTGGCGTACAGTAACTTTTTAACGCACCGCAAAGTCAATCACTTTTTCGAGGAACAAGGAGAGCTCTTTCAAGGCATCCAGTCTCAAAAACTCAATCGCTTTGTCGATAGATTGAGCGATAAAATTAACGCCAAAATGGAAAATATGGAGAGTATTTTACACTCACCTACCCTTAGAGAGAGTGTTCTTGGTGGAACGCCTGCCACCATAGCTGCGGTGGCATTGGTGCAAACCAGTTTCAATACGATTCCGCAAAGCGTACTGCAGAGAACGACCATTATTTGGGGAAAAAATGATGAGATAGCGCCGTTGCAGACAGGGTATGTTTTAGACAAACTCATGCCTCACTCCACGCTTGCTATCCTTCCAGAAGCCGCCCATGTGCCGATGCTCTCACACGAGAGGGAGTTTTATGCTGTGCTTTTGGCACATCTTGAAGGTAAAATGGTTGCAACGCCTCCTCCTAAAATGGGCAAAGACGCTTACACCATTAAAGTGCGCCATGTCTCCAATCAGCGCTATTCAGGGCGTATTAAAAACCTTGTCATTTATGATTCGCAAAAAGTGGTCATTGAAAATGCCATCGTTGAGAATTTAAGTCTCTTTAATGCGGAGGTGGAAATACTGAACAGTGTCATTGAAAACAAAGACGCCCCTTTGCGGGTTGAAAATTCGGCACTTTCGATTGTGGCGAGTGACATTGTGGGGAGTTTTAAACTCTACAACAGCCGTTTGAATTTAGCGGGAGTGAAAATGCAAAGTCGTGCCAAGCCCATTGTGGCAGTGACTCCCTCACGGGTCATTTATTCATTGTCGCAAATCAATGAAAAACGTATTCATGGCAAAGAAATTTTAGGACGATAG
- a CDS encoding phosphopantetheine-binding protein gives MTQTPNALKQELKELILKECDKEEFSLEDIDDDAPLFGSDALLQLDSMDALQISMALKEKYGIEITDSKKIRSIMSNINTLADFIGAQ, from the coding sequence ATGACCCAAACCCCTAATGCACTCAAACAAGAACTCAAAGAACTCATTTTAAAAGAGTGTGACAAAGAAGAGTTTAGTCTTGAAGATATTGACGATGATGCGCCTCTTTTTGGTTCAGATGCACTTCTACAACTCGATTCTATGGATGCGCTTCAAATTTCAATGGCGTTGAAAGAAAAATATGGCATTGAAATTACCGATAGCAAAAAAATTCGCTCCATTATGAGCAATATTAACACTTTAGCAGACTTTATTGGGGCACAATGA
- a CDS encoding beta-ketoacyl-[acyl-carrier-protein] synthase family protein, with product MILLMQPNSVFITAFESVCCAGLNSESLFEAICTHQSGIGSYDGYVKDKTVALGKVPSRVSLETLLHRVCETVRIQRGIEDFYDTLLVVGSSVGGMQRTEEIFFRDHSYAQVDPKRHIIHTIASSLHEVYGFKDDISFSTACTSSANALGYAYEVIQKGVYQRALVVGFDTLSSTTVLGFDALGVLSTQACCPFDEKRQGMNVSEGIAVLLLENEPVQGCVQLKGVGYSSDAHHMAQPSAHGEGAIKAMQNALECEGVLPHEVDYINAHGTGTLANDHSEACAIEALFGSRPFVSSTKSITGHTLGAAGALEAIICVLALQKQVLPPNTFLKTPENSTLRFVYELLSHPLRYVLSNSLAFGGNNISLLFGVFDEG from the coding sequence TTGATTTTATTAATGCAGCCAAATAGTGTTTTTATCACGGCGTTTGAATCTGTGTGTTGCGCAGGTTTAAACAGTGAATCTTTGTTTGAGGCGATTTGTACACATCAAAGTGGTATTGGAAGTTATGATGGGTATGTGAAAGACAAAACGGTAGCGCTTGGAAAAGTTCCTTCTCGAGTCTCCTTAGAGACACTTTTGCATCGGGTATGTGAGACAGTTCGTATTCAAAGGGGCATAGAAGATTTTTACGACACGCTTTTGGTGGTGGGCTCATCCGTGGGTGGCATGCAACGTACGGAGGAAATTTTTTTTCGTGACCATTCTTATGCGCAGGTTGATCCTAAACGTCATATCATTCACACGATTGCTTCATCTTTGCATGAAGTGTATGGTTTTAAGGATGATATCTCTTTTTCTACTGCGTGTACGTCCAGTGCGAATGCGCTAGGATATGCGTATGAAGTGATTCAAAAAGGGGTCTATCAACGCGCATTGGTCGTAGGGTTTGATACGCTCTCTTCTACCACTGTTTTAGGTTTTGATGCATTGGGTGTTTTAAGCACACAGGCATGTTGTCCTTTTGATGAAAAGCGTCAAGGGATGAATGTTTCTGAGGGCATTGCGGTTTTACTGCTTGAAAATGAGCCAGTACAAGGGTGTGTACAGCTCAAAGGGGTTGGATACAGCTCTGATGCGCATCATATGGCACAACCCTCTGCTCATGGGGAAGGTGCAATAAAGGCGATGCAAAATGCTTTGGAATGTGAGGGTGTTTTACCTCACGAAGTGGATTATATTAACGCACATGGCACAGGAACGTTGGCAAACGACCATAGTGAAGCATGTGCAATTGAAGCGCTTTTTGGTTCACGCCCTTTTGTGAGTTCTACCAAGTCTATTACAGGGCATACGTTGGGTGCTGCTGGTGCCTTAGAGGCAATTATTTGTGTGTTAGCACTTCAAAAACAGGTGCTTCCACCTAATACCTTTTTGAAAACCCCTGAAAATTCAACACTTCGTTTTGTATATGAACTTCTTTCTCATCCTCTTAGGTACGTTTTGAGTAACTCATTAGCATTTGGTGGCAATAATATTTCACTGCTTTTTGGAGTTTTTGATGAAGGTTAA
- a CDS encoding ABC transporter permease, with translation MLYHTLKKEFLLILRNQHALIVLFVMPTLFIIIMSLALQNTYANKYDVKLNIGVQSESNASAFGAFMDKLNQNQFFNFRLIENDTIIEEVLSNKTYDFILSMTPNFMENIVKNEEASIKIISRSDVAYQQVAFLKQFLSLKMAEMVIENFSTVLNLKSATQARFEEKITHTYVLKDNHPTQITSVQHSVPSWLIFSMFFILIPISNTFINEKNFGTMDKLRSMNIPLSGVMIGKFIPYFVMNQLQVFCMLLVGMYLLPLLGGDALVIQGSLFLLMLISAVVSIAAISFALSIATISNSSEMATILGGTSNIMLSALGGIMVPKIVMPKLMQDISELSPMSWALDSFLEVIVNGGSFGDIQHALFKLLAFALCFFSLAYLMLKYRRD, from the coding sequence ATGCTGTACCATACTTTAAAAAAAGAATTTCTACTTATTTTACGCAATCAACACGCACTCATTGTACTCTTTGTGATGCCAACTCTGTTTATTATTATCATGTCTTTAGCGCTTCAAAACACCTATGCTAATAAATACGATGTCAAACTCAACATTGGTGTTCAAAGCGAAAGTAATGCCTCCGCTTTTGGTGCCTTTATGGACAAACTCAATCAAAACCAATTTTTCAACTTTCGCCTCATTGAAAATGACACCATCATTGAAGAGGTACTCTCCAATAAAACCTACGATTTTATTCTCTCTATGACGCCTAATTTTATGGAAAATATTGTCAAAAATGAAGAGGCGTCCATTAAAATTATCTCTCGCTCGGATGTCGCTTACCAACAAGTTGCCTTTTTAAAACAGTTTTTGAGTCTTAAAATGGCAGAGATGGTCATTGAAAATTTTTCAACCGTTCTTAACCTCAAATCAGCGACACAAGCACGTTTTGAAGAGAAAATTACCCATACCTATGTGCTCAAGGACAACCATCCCACACAAATCACCTCCGTACAACACAGTGTCCCTTCATGGCTTATTTTTTCGATGTTTTTTATTCTTATTCCTATCTCCAACACCTTTATTAACGAGAAAAATTTTGGCACCATGGACAAACTTCGCAGCATGAATATCCCCTTAAGTGGCGTTATGATTGGAAAATTTATTCCCTATTTTGTGATGAATCAGTTACAGGTTTTTTGTATGCTCTTAGTGGGTATGTATCTCTTACCTCTTTTAGGAGGCGATGCGCTGGTGATTCAAGGAAGTCTCTTTTTGCTCATGCTCATCTCTGCTGTTGTTTCCATTGCGGCGATTTCCTTTGCACTGAGTATTGCGACCATCAGTAACAGCAGTGAAATGGCAACGATTTTGGGCGGAACGTCCAACATCATGCTTTCAGCACTGGGAGGTATTATGGTGCCTAAAATTGTGATGCCAAAACTGATGCAAGATATTTCAGAACTTTCGCCTATGTCTTGGGCACTCGATAGCTTTTTGGAGGTTATTGTCAATGGTGGCAGTTTTGGAGACATTCAACATGCGCTTTTCAAACTCCTTGCCTTTGCCCTTTGCTTTTTTAGCCTTGCTTACCTTATGCTTAAATACAGGAGAGATTAA
- a CDS encoding beta-ketoacyl-ACP synthase III, whose amino-acid sequence MNNAIYINDIQTFMPNEPVSNDEMEEYLGYIGGKKSKAKAIVLRSNGIKQRYYVLEKGTQKALFSNAQITANAIKKLQNEHFGLESMEVLSCGTTMPDQLMPNHTLMVQGELGLNEIETLSASGICLSGMNALKYVYYAIKSGECESGVATGSETASLALRAQNFEEESKQWALLEANPTLAFEKDFLRWMLSDGAGAMLLQNKPNTNKLSLKIEWIELLSYAGQMPTCMYSGCEIVDTKPVGWRNYTQAEIMEKSLLGVAQDVKLLNENIVEYTVVKPLKKILGKRVLVEKEIDYFLPHYSSHFFRDKLYAGMQEAGLEIPYEKWFTNLPRCGNTGSASIYIILEELFHSNRLQKGEKILCYIPESGRFSTAFMLLEVV is encoded by the coding sequence ATGAACAACGCAATTTACATTAACGATATTCAAACTTTTATGCCCAACGAGCCTGTTTCTAACGATGAGATGGAGGAGTATTTAGGCTACATTGGCGGTAAAAAATCCAAAGCAAAAGCGATTGTCTTGCGCAGTAATGGGATTAAACAGCGTTACTATGTGTTGGAAAAAGGGACGCAAAAAGCGCTTTTTTCCAATGCGCAAATCACCGCCAATGCCATTAAAAAACTTCAAAACGAACACTTTGGGCTTGAATCGATGGAGGTGCTCTCGTGTGGGACAACCATGCCAGATCAGCTTATGCCCAACCATACCTTAATGGTGCAAGGTGAGCTTGGTCTCAATGAAATTGAAACCCTCAGTGCTTCAGGCATTTGTCTAAGTGGTATGAATGCTTTAAAATATGTCTACTATGCCATTAAGAGTGGGGAGTGTGAAAGCGGTGTTGCCACAGGTTCAGAGACAGCCTCTCTAGCACTTAGGGCGCAAAATTTTGAAGAAGAGTCCAAACAGTGGGCGCTTTTAGAAGCCAATCCGACCTTAGCGTTTGAGAAAGATTTTTTACGCTGGATGCTCTCCGATGGGGCAGGAGCGATGTTGCTCCAAAACAAGCCTAACACAAACAAACTCTCATTAAAAATAGAGTGGATAGAACTGCTCTCCTATGCAGGGCAAATGCCAACGTGTATGTACAGCGGATGCGAGATAGTCGATACAAAGCCTGTGGGGTGGCGTAATTACACGCAAGCGGAAATTATGGAAAAATCGCTTTTAGGTGTTGCACAAGATGTCAAACTTTTGAATGAAAATATCGTAGAGTACACGGTTGTGAAACCTTTGAAAAAAATCTTAGGCAAAAGAGTGTTGGTGGAGAAAGAGATAGATTACTTTTTGCCACACTACTCCTCACACTTCTTTAGAGATAAACTCTATGCAGGTATGCAAGAAGCTGGACTTGAGATACCCTATGAGAAGTGGTTTACCAATTTACCTCGCTGTGGCAATACAGGTTCGGCTTCCATTTACATTATTTTAGAAGAGTTATTTCACTCCAATAGACTTCAAAAAGGGGAGAAGATTTTGTGTTATATCCCTGAGAGTGGGCGTTTTTCCACCGCATTTATGTTGCTAGAAGTGGTTTAA
- a CDS encoding DEAD/DEAH box helicase produces the protein MENNTSTPTFESFGLHQDILKAVTEAGFTEPSPVQAESIPLVLAGHDIVAQAQTGTGKTAAFGLPTMSMIDAHQNKVQLLVITPTRELATQVSDELYSLGRFCGIKTVTIYGGSSYSRQIGLIEKGASVIVATPGRMLDLLKNGRLPGFSPKMVVLDEADEMLDMGFLEDIEEIFTYLPKERQTLLFSATMPDPIKRLASKILNDPKFVSVTPKDHTTNDDIEQLYYVINEYERDDAMIRLLDALEPEKSIVFCRTKKEVDRLSTQLMAVGYAAKGLHGDMEQNQRESVIKAFRSSQIEILVATDVAARGLNVADISHVFNYHMPFDPESYVHRIGRTGRAGKKGTAITLVTPIEFHSMQRIGKKVGSKIEHRIVPSLRDVKENKLVKIADDIKNADIHESAVKLLALLEEEMDMSQIALKLLSNLLKENSPVGPDKIGLDKKTLENVVKNIEERENSRGGRGGYRGNSGGRSSGGYRGNSSGSRDGGSYRGTSSGSRDGGGYKGSNPRDAGSRDSRPPRSDSAPRGESRNPFAKEGSSTGSRDGGGYKGTRDSGDSRPPRAPRADRPSAPRSDAGRAPKAAPRNAYKKD, from the coding sequence ATGGAAAACAACACATCAACACCCACATTTGAATCTTTTGGCTTACACCAAGATATTCTAAAAGCCGTTACAGAAGCGGGCTTTACAGAACCAAGCCCCGTACAAGCAGAGTCAATTCCTTTAGTATTAGCAGGACATGACATCGTTGCGCAAGCACAAACAGGTACAGGTAAAACAGCCGCATTTGGTCTTCCAACCATGAGCATGATAGATGCGCACCAAAACAAAGTTCAACTTTTAGTGATTACGCCAACCCGTGAACTAGCCACACAAGTGAGCGATGAGCTTTACTCGTTGGGACGTTTTTGCGGCATTAAAACCGTTACCATTTATGGAGGTAGCTCTTACAGCCGTCAAATTGGTTTGATTGAAAAAGGGGCAAGCGTTATCGTTGCCACACCAGGTCGTATGCTTGATCTTCTTAAAAATGGCAGACTTCCTGGTTTTTCACCAAAAATGGTTGTCCTAGACGAAGCCGATGAGATGCTTGATATGGGCTTTTTAGAAGACATCGAAGAGATCTTTACCTACCTTCCAAAAGAGCGTCAAACCCTCCTTTTCTCAGCAACAATGCCAGATCCCATCAAACGTCTTGCAAGCAAAATCTTAAATGATCCAAAATTTGTCAGTGTGACACCAAAAGATCACACGACAAATGATGATATTGAACAACTTTACTACGTGATCAACGAATACGAGAGAGACGATGCGATGATTCGTCTTTTAGATGCGCTTGAGCCTGAGAAATCCATCGTATTTTGCCGTACTAAAAAAGAGGTTGATAGACTCTCCACACAACTCATGGCAGTAGGGTATGCCGCAAAAGGACTTCATGGGGATATGGAGCAAAACCAACGTGAGAGCGTTATTAAGGCGTTTCGTAGTTCACAAATTGAGATTCTTGTTGCAACCGACGTTGCCGCACGTGGTCTTAACGTTGCTGACATCAGCCACGTTTTTAACTACCATATGCCATTTGATCCAGAGAGTTATGTACATAGAATTGGACGAACAGGACGTGCGGGTAAAAAAGGGACTGCGATTACGCTTGTAACGCCTATTGAGTTTCACTCAATGCAGAGAATTGGTAAAAAAGTTGGCTCAAAAATCGAACACAGAATTGTGCCAAGTTTGAGAGATGTTAAAGAGAACAAACTGGTTAAAATTGCAGATGATATTAAAAACGCAGATATTCATGAGAGTGCAGTTAAACTTCTAGCTCTTTTAGAAGAAGAGATGGATATGTCTCAAATTGCGCTTAAACTTCTCTCCAATCTTTTAAAAGAGAACAGCCCCGTAGGACCAGATAAAATCGGACTTGATAAAAAAACCTTAGAAAATGTGGTTAAAAACATTGAAGAGCGTGAAAACAGCCGTGGCGGACGTGGCGGTTATAGAGGAAACTCAGGTGGTAGAAGCAGTGGCGGTTATAGAGGAAACTCTAGTGGAAGCCGTGATGGTGGTAGCTACAGAGGAACGTCAAGTGGTTCACGTGATGGTGGCGGCTACAAAGGCTCTAACCCTAGAGATGCTGGAAGCAGAGACTCACGTCCTCCACGAAGTGACAGCGCACCACGTGGTGAGAGCCGTAACCCATTTGCAAAAGAGGGTAGCTCAACAGGTTCACGTGATGGCGGCGGATACAAAGGTACACGTGATAGCGGTGATAGCAGACCACCCCGCGCTCCAAGAGCCGATAGACCAAGCGCACCACGTAGCGATGCAGGTCGCGCTCCAAAAGCCGCTCCTCGTAACGCTTACAAAAAAGATTAA